A stretch of the Balneola vulgaris DSM 17893 genome encodes the following:
- a CDS encoding alpha/beta hydrolase — protein sequence MTLNDFEPFTIELEDDYEGRVIATLLRSTFNQDGNPVILYVHGYNDYFFHPHVAEAVHEANYNFYALDLRKYGRSLLPHQHPNYCRDVNEYYEDINEAIKIIRNTHTAPIILLGHSTGGLICSMYMNFGELRHEVHSLVLNSPFFEFNVNSSTKFWNLLAAKAFSFFMPYANKRKPLSLLYTKSIHKKYYGEWDFKEEWKPERGFPAYFKWLIAIHEAQNTLKEKSDIKVPVLVMHSEKSKKPRKWDPEILGMDIVLNIEHIKEIGKKLGKKVTFLPIKKGMHDIFLSKKDVRDQAFSSMITWLNKVIK from the coding sequence ATGACACTTAACGATTTTGAACCTTTTACCATTGAGCTTGAAGATGACTATGAAGGCCGTGTAATTGCCACTTTATTGCGGTCAACCTTCAATCAAGATGGAAACCCTGTTATCCTATATGTACATGGGTATAATGATTATTTTTTTCATCCTCATGTAGCTGAAGCCGTACATGAAGCGAACTATAATTTTTATGCACTCGATTTAAGAAAATATGGCCGGTCTTTACTACCTCATCAACATCCCAATTATTGCAGAGATGTAAACGAATACTACGAAGACATCAACGAGGCTATCAAAATTATTCGCAATACCCACACGGCACCAATAATACTGTTAGGGCACTCTACGGGTGGCTTAATTTGCTCGATGTATATGAATTTTGGTGAATTAAGACATGAAGTTCATTCATTGGTATTGAACTCTCCCTTTTTTGAATTTAATGTGAACTCATCAACGAAATTCTGGAATCTGTTAGCTGCAAAGGCATTCTCATTTTTCATGCCCTATGCTAATAAGCGAAAACCACTTTCCCTATTATACACCAAAAGCATCCATAAGAAATATTATGGAGAATGGGACTTTAAAGAAGAATGGAAGCCCGAACGTGGGTTTCCCGCATACTTCAAATGGTTAATAGCTATTCACGAAGCTCAAAATACACTCAAAGAAAAGTCCGATATAAAAGTACCTGTTTTGGTAATGCATTCAGAAAAATCTAAGAAGCCCAGAAAATGGGACCCTGAGATTTTGGGAATGGATATTGTACTTAATATTGAGCACATAAAAGAAATTGGTAAGAAATTAGGAAAAAAAGTTACCTTCCTGCCGATTAAAAAAGGAATGCACGATATATTTCTCTCTAAAAAAGATGTCCGTGATCAGGCTTTTTCATCTATGATAACGTGGTTAAATAAGGTGATTAAATAA
- a CDS encoding SRPBCC family protein: protein MENSIIFNITINASAEKVWDTITNPDKIEQYMFGSRCESAWVPGAKANYFIKQGDKDVTVVKGEVIRSEPHKLLEHTIFPAGSEIEDILENYIVIIYELEEQDGSTELTITQKGYNYVANGKVRYIETQKGWKAVLPKLKEVAEQ, encoded by the coding sequence ATGGAAAACAGTATTATATTCAATATTACTATAAACGCCTCTGCCGAAAAGGTATGGGATACAATTACAAACCCAGACAAGATCGAGCAATATATGTTTGGCTCTCGTTGCGAGAGTGCTTGGGTTCCCGGAGCAAAGGCAAACTATTTCATCAAACAGGGTGATAAAGATGTAACGGTTGTGAAAGGTGAGGTGATTCGATCTGAACCTCATAAACTTCTTGAACACACCATTTTCCCTGCAGGCTCAGAAATCGAAGATATTCTCGAAAATTATATCGTAATCATCTATGAGCTAGAAGAACAAGATGGTAGCACAGAGCTTACTATCACTCAAAAAGGCTATAACTATGTAGCTAATGGCAAAGTGCGCTATATAGAAACTCAAAAAGGGTGGAAAGCCGTTTTACCAAAGCTTAAAGAAGTAGCCGAGCAGTAG
- a CDS encoding class I SAM-dependent methyltransferase — MQYLTSKEYIIPFIQGSVPLKETYKVLEIGCAEAGVLKAFLEHGNTCTGIELSESRVELAKSFLPEAVESGQISFIAKDIYEVDVEDEIGHTFDIIILKDVIEHIFDQERFIPELKKFLAPNGHIFFGFPPWQMPFGGHQQMCRNKFLMYLPFFHLLPMPVYKWVLKIGGESEKNIQNLVDIKLTGISIERFERIIKASGLHFKAKKLFFINPIYTYKFNLKVREQLSLIAKIPVLRNFVSTCAYYLISQE; from the coding sequence ATGCAGTACCTCACTTCAAAAGAATACATCATTCCTTTTATACAGGGGTCTGTTCCACTAAAAGAGACCTACAAAGTTCTTGAAATCGGTTGTGCTGAAGCTGGAGTATTAAAAGCATTCCTCGAACATGGGAATACTTGTACAGGAATTGAGCTGAGTGAAAGCCGTGTTGAACTTGCTAAATCATTTTTACCAGAAGCCGTCGAATCAGGGCAAATCTCCTTTATAGCTAAGGATATTTATGAAGTGGATGTAGAAGATGAAATCGGTCACACATTCGATATCATTATCTTAAAAGATGTGATTGAACACATTTTTGATCAAGAACGCTTTATTCCTGAACTCAAAAAATTCCTAGCGCCTAACGGACATATTTTCTTTGGGTTTCCGCCTTGGCAAATGCCATTCGGTGGCCACCAGCAAATGTGCCGCAATAAATTTTTGATGTATCTCCCCTTCTTTCACTTACTCCCAATGCCCGTTTATAAATGGGTTTTAAAAATTGGTGGAGAGTCTGAAAAGAACATTCAGAACTTAGTGGATATTAAATTGACGGGGATTAGTATCGAACGCTTTGAGCGAATTATAAAAGCAAGTGGACTCCATTTTAAGGCTAAGAAACTCTTTTTTATCAATCCGATTTACACCTATAAATTCAACCTTAAAGTAAGAGAACAGTTATCTTTGATAGCTAAAATTCCTGTACTAAGGAATTTTGTGTCAACCTGCGCATACTATCTGATATCTCAAGAATGA
- a CDS encoding VF530 family DNA-binding protein, with protein sequence MNSQPNNPLHGVKLQQIVEDLVNYYGWEQLSYHVDINCFKNEPTVKSSLKFLRRHQWARDEVEALWLDVFAE encoded by the coding sequence ATGAATTCACAGCCTAACAATCCATTACACGGCGTTAAACTTCAACAAATAGTAGAAGACTTAGTTAACTACTACGGGTGGGAGCAATTAAGCTATCATGTTGATATCAACTGTTTCAAAAACGAGCCCACTGTAAAAAGCAGTCTTAAATTTCTACGTCGCCACCAATGGGCAAGAGATGAAGTAGAAGCACTTTGGCTTGATGTTTTTGCAGAGTAA
- a CDS encoding tRNA-queuosine alpha-mannosyltransferase domain-containing protein — protein sequence MGSSKKLHIVLLEPFFSGSHQQWAEGLKKHSSHRIEILSLKGRHWKWRMHGGAISLAKQFNELTEKPDLILGTSMLDLTTFLALTREKSSGIPVAIYFHENQLTYPWSPQDRDLKKKRDNHYAFINYVSALSADKVFFNSEYHKKSFLGSLPSFLKQFPDKREKDQLKGLTEKSEVLPLGLDLSRFDDYRDSDKEKQSEPVILWNHRWEYDKRPKAFFKQLFRLKEHGHAFKLVVLGEQNDVNPPIFEEAKEHLKDEILHWGYANTFEEYARWLWRADILPVTSKQDFFGGSVVEAMYCDCHPILPNRLAYPGHFPKKIRRDYLYEEGELEVRLETALETFMYLRQIDYQSLVKHYDWSELIENYDDALRNVVEL from the coding sequence ATCGGTTCCTCAAAAAAACTACATATAGTATTACTAGAACCTTTTTTCTCAGGATCACATCAGCAATGGGCTGAAGGTCTAAAAAAACACTCATCTCATCGCATTGAGATACTTAGTTTAAAAGGTCGACACTGGAAATGGAGAATGCATGGGGGCGCTATAAGCCTTGCAAAACAATTTAATGAGCTCACTGAAAAACCCGATTTGATATTGGGAACGTCGATGCTCGATTTAACGACTTTTTTGGCGTTAACAAGAGAAAAGTCATCAGGGATACCTGTTGCCATCTACTTCCACGAGAACCAGCTAACCTATCCGTGGTCGCCTCAGGATAGAGACCTCAAAAAGAAAAGAGACAATCACTACGCATTTATAAACTATGTATCTGCGTTAAGTGCCGATAAAGTATTCTTCAATTCAGAATACCATAAAAAGTCGTTTCTAGGCAGCCTGCCTAGTTTTTTGAAGCAATTCCCTGATAAACGAGAGAAAGATCAGTTAAAAGGCCTAACAGAGAAGAGTGAAGTATTGCCATTGGGATTAGACCTAAGCCGATTTGATGACTACAGAGATTCAGACAAAGAGAAGCAATCGGAACCGGTAATACTGTGGAATCATAGATGGGAATATGATAAACGACCGAAAGCTTTTTTTAAGCAATTGTTCCGGCTCAAAGAACATGGCCATGCTTTTAAGTTGGTTGTTCTTGGTGAGCAAAATGATGTGAACCCGCCCATTTTTGAAGAAGCCAAAGAGCACTTGAAAGACGAAATACTTCACTGGGGCTATGCCAATACTTTTGAAGAATATGCACGATGGCTTTGGAGAGCAGATATACTCCCAGTAACCTCAAAGCAGGATTTTTTCGGCGGCAGCGTGGTGGAAGCCATGTATTGCGATTGCCACCCAATACTACCGAATCGTTTAGCATACCCTGGGCATTTCCCTAAGAAGATACGGCGCGATTACTTGTATGAAGAGGGTGAACTTGAAGTACGTTTAGAAACAGCTCTCGAAACTTTTATGTATCTCCGCCAGATCGATTATCAATCACTTGTAAAGCATTACGATTGGTCTGAATTGATTGAGAACTATGACGACGCACTAAGAAATGTAGTTGAGTTGTAA
- a CDS encoding NAD(P)/FAD-dependent oxidoreductase, translating to MQKELQLQVTPEQAANGELLKQYVTHTTDIAMDDITYVEILKRSIDARQKEVKINLKVRVYINEEYVAPEITKPSYEDVSNQPPLLIIGAGPAGLFAALKCLEVGRKPIVLDRGKDVKARIKDLKNINVNHIVNPDSNYCFGEGGAGTYSDGKLYTRSKKRGDVQEILKLLVAFGAKQEITVDAHPHIGTNKLPKIIAAIRNHIREFGGEVHFEQKVVDILVDSDAVQGVRTADGTLFEAPQVLLATGHSARDIFELLYEKGIEIEAKPIAMGVRVEHEQKLIDSIQYSCEDRGEYLPPAPYRIVKQVNDRGVYSFCMCPGGVVAACATHPGEVVTNGWSGSQRSRPTANSGIVVELRLEDFKDYEKYGPLRVMEFQKAIEQKAWELAGKTQRVPAQRLVDFTKGKVSTDLPKTSYSPGLTSANLKELFPDFMYEALRKGFIEMNKSMKGYLTNEAVVHAPESRTSSPVRIPRNRETLEHVRIKGLYPCGEGAGYAGGIISAAIDGRKCVEAAHKIFNQTQ from the coding sequence ATGCAGAAAGAACTACAGCTACAAGTTACACCCGAACAAGCCGCCAATGGCGAGTTACTAAAACAATATGTAACACATACTACAGATATCGCAATGGATGATATAACGTATGTGGAGATCTTAAAAAGATCGATAGATGCGCGCCAGAAAGAGGTGAAAATAAACCTCAAAGTTCGAGTGTATATCAATGAAGAATATGTAGCTCCAGAGATCACAAAACCAAGCTATGAAGATGTAAGCAACCAACCGCCGTTGCTGATTATAGGTGCAGGCCCAGCCGGACTTTTTGCAGCCCTCAAGTGCTTGGAAGTAGGACGTAAGCCCATTGTTTTAGATCGCGGTAAAGATGTAAAGGCTCGAATAAAGGATCTCAAAAACATCAATGTAAACCACATTGTGAATCCAGACTCTAACTATTGTTTTGGTGAAGGAGGGGCAGGAACCTACTCGGATGGTAAACTGTATACCCGTTCCAAAAAGAGGGGAGATGTTCAAGAGATTTTAAAACTCTTAGTTGCCTTCGGTGCTAAACAAGAAATTACGGTAGATGCCCATCCTCATATCGGCACAAATAAATTGCCCAAAATCATAGCGGCCATTCGTAATCATATTCGTGAGTTTGGGGGCGAGGTTCATTTCGAACAGAAAGTAGTTGATATCCTTGTGGATTCTGATGCAGTACAAGGTGTGCGAACAGCGGACGGTACACTATTTGAAGCTCCTCAAGTGCTTTTAGCAACGGGGCATTCAGCCCGAGATATTTTTGAATTACTGTATGAAAAAGGTATCGAGATTGAAGCTAAACCTATAGCGATGGGTGTAAGAGTGGAGCATGAGCAAAAGCTTATCGATTCTATTCAGTATAGCTGTGAAGATAGAGGGGAATATTTACCACCAGCACCCTATCGCATTGTGAAGCAAGTTAATGACCGCGGAGTATATTCATTTTGTATGTGCCCAGGTGGGGTAGTAGCGGCATGTGCCACGCACCCAGGGGAAGTGGTTACCAATGGATGGTCGGGTTCTCAGCGTTCTAGGCCTACAGCGAATTCAGGCATTGTGGTAGAACTTCGCTTAGAAGATTTTAAGGACTACGAGAAATATGGACCTCTAAGAGTGATGGAATTTCAGAAAGCCATTGAACAAAAAGCATGGGAGCTAGCAGGTAAAACCCAACGAGTACCCGCACAACGGTTGGTCGATTTTACTAAAGGCAAAGTATCAACAGATCTTCCTAAAACATCTTATTCTCCAGGTTTAACTTCTGCGAACCTTAAAGAATTATTCCCTGATTTTATGTACGAAGCCTTACGAAAAGGCTTTATAGAGATGAATAAAAGCATGAAAGGCTACCTAACAAACGAGGCTGTAGTTCATGCACCTGAATCTCGAACCTCATCGCCTGTGCGAATTCCTAGAAATCGTGAGACTTTGGAACATGTGCGAATTAAAGGATTATATCCATGTGGAGAGGGTGCAGGCTATGCTGGCGGTATCATCTCTGCAGCTATAGATGGAAGAAAATGTGTGGAAGCTGCACACAAAATTTTTAATCAAACTCAGTAA
- a CDS encoding LVIVD repeat-containing protein: MKKRYQSKFITKGVRASLLMLTALTVTYACSSSTPMMDANYSAPDVRSIERINKPTPDPRVGLEPGLFDAEEAFWNLEMLSQTPPPSDFVGVTNSDLAFKDNYVFQGNYNGIIVWDVSNPKQPELVKDYLCPASQSDVSVYGDLLFVSGEGYSGRLDCGTEGVQTAVSKDRLRGIRIFDISDVQNPEYVANVQTCRGSHTHSVLKDPNDDDNVYIYVSGSASVRPEEELPGCVSAQPEEDPNSALFRIEVIKVPLDNPTEAAIVNSPRIFEDLKAPPTHGLAPADIAKVEEAKANGAITYTRNGTERVLPENFARALLNEIVKQRGGTGEPTEEDRETLRANIDSIIAARFGSGEGGERKGPTQCHDITLYPEIGLAGGACEGYGLLLDISDPANPFRIDAVADSNFAYWHSATFSNDGEKVLFTDEWGGGGQPKCRATDPMEWGANAIFTLENGKMKFEEYFKMPAAQTELENCVAHNGSLIPVPGRDIMVQAWYQGGITVFDWTDPKNPVEIAFHDRGPVSGEEMGNGGSWSVYWYNGLIVSSEIARGLDVFELKASPYLTENEIAAANTVQLDYLNPQGQPKFVWPASFALSKAYVDQLDRNGELNSTGLSMVRQGLANAEASPSKKRSKMLASLATEVEAMAGSSKNSAKVRMLAASIRELAANS, from the coding sequence ATGAAAAAACGTTACCAATCTAAATTTATAACCAAAGGAGTTCGGGCTTCATTGCTAATGCTTACAGCATTAACGGTGACTTACGCTTGTTCTTCTTCTACCCCGATGATGGATGCTAATTATTCAGCACCTGATGTTCGATCAATAGAACGTATCAACAAGCCAACTCCAGATCCTCGTGTAGGACTAGAGCCCGGTTTATTTGATGCAGAAGAAGCATTTTGGAATCTTGAAATGCTATCACAAACGCCTCCACCATCCGACTTTGTTGGCGTTACTAACTCAGATTTAGCATTCAAAGACAACTATGTATTTCAGGGAAACTACAACGGTATTATTGTTTGGGATGTAAGCAATCCGAAACAACCTGAATTGGTTAAAGATTATTTATGCCCGGCTTCACAAAGTGATGTTTCTGTGTATGGAGACCTTTTATTTGTATCGGGAGAAGGCTACAGTGGTCGTTTAGATTGTGGTACTGAAGGTGTTCAAACAGCGGTAAGTAAAGACCGTTTACGTGGTATTCGTATTTTCGATATCAGTGATGTTCAAAACCCAGAGTATGTTGCAAATGTTCAAACATGCCGTGGTTCACACACGCACTCTGTACTAAAAGATCCAAATGACGATGATAATGTATACATCTATGTGTCTGGTTCAGCTTCGGTTCGTCCAGAAGAAGAATTGCCAGGCTGTGTAAGTGCACAACCTGAAGAAGATCCAAATTCTGCTTTATTTAGAATTGAGGTGATTAAAGTGCCTCTCGATAATCCTACTGAAGCGGCTATCGTAAACTCTCCACGTATTTTTGAAGATCTAAAAGCTCCACCTACACACGGACTTGCTCCTGCAGATATTGCTAAAGTTGAAGAAGCTAAAGCAAACGGTGCTATTACTTACACAAGAAATGGAACTGAGCGTGTACTACCTGAAAACTTTGCGCGTGCTCTATTGAATGAAATTGTTAAGCAGCGTGGTGGAACAGGTGAGCCAACTGAAGAAGATCGTGAGACGTTAAGAGCGAATATCGATTCTATTATTGCAGCTCGATTTGGTTCAGGCGAAGGTGGCGAACGTAAAGGCCCAACTCAGTGTCATGATATCACACTATATCCTGAAATTGGATTAGCAGGTGGTGCATGTGAAGGGTATGGTTTATTACTTGATATCTCCGACCCTGCAAACCCATTCCGTATTGATGCCGTAGCTGATTCAAACTTTGCTTACTGGCACTCTGCTACCTTCAGCAACGATGGCGAGAAAGTATTATTCACGGATGAGTGGGGTGGTGGTGGCCAGCCTAAGTGTCGTGCAACCGATCCAATGGAATGGGGTGCAAACGCTATTTTCACTCTCGAAAATGGTAAGATGAAATTTGAAGAGTACTTCAAAATGCCAGCCGCTCAAACAGAATTAGAAAACTGTGTAGCACATAATGGTTCACTTATTCCAGTACCAGGCCGTGATATCATGGTTCAAGCATGGTACCAAGGTGGTATTACAGTATTCGATTGGACAGATCCTAAAAACCCAGTTGAGATTGCATTTCACGATCGTGGACCAGTTTCAGGTGAAGAAATGGGTAACGGCGGTAGCTGGTCGGTGTACTGGTACAACGGCTTAATCGTGAGTTCTGAAATTGCTCGTGGTTTAGATGTATTTGAGCTAAAGGCTAGTCCATACCTAACTGAAAATGAAATTGCAGCAGCGAATACTGTTCAGTTAGACTACTTGAACCCACAAGGTCAGCCTAAATTTGTATGGCCAGCATCTTTTGCTCTATCAAAAGCATATGTTGACCAATTAGATAGAAACGGTGAACTAAACAGCACTGGACTATCTATGGTGCGCCAAGGATTAGCTAACGCAGAAGCATCTCCTTCAAAGAAAAGAAGCAAAATGTTAGCTTCTTTAGCTACTGAAGTTGAAGCAATGGCGGGCTCTTCTAAAAACAGTGCTAAAGTGAGAATGTTAGCTGCCAGCATTAGAGAGTTAGCAGCGAACTCTTAA
- a CDS encoding DUF305 domain-containing protein — translation MNPKRLFTSLRVPMVLIGGAVLFGMACKSSETVQSNDIKPTRSTAELEELYWARRDSAKMNFTQADVDFMTGMIGHHAQALIMSRLAPENGASPSVQTLAARIINAQKDEIATMQRWLKDRGQPVPEVHIDGLNLMIHGAGSQHAGHGDHTMMPGMLTQAQLVELSKAKGEEYDKLFLKYMIEHHQGAVTMVKKLINTDGAVQDEAAFRLATDINVDQITEIERMKLMLREIELGDTNSAN, via the coding sequence ATGAATCCTAAACGACTGTTTACAAGCTTAAGAGTACCCATGGTACTCATTGGCGGAGCAGTACTTTTTGGAATGGCTTGTAAAAGCTCAGAAACCGTACAATCAAACGATATCAAACCCACCCGATCTACGGCAGAACTCGAAGAGCTTTATTGGGCTCGTCGTGACAGTGCAAAGATGAACTTCACACAAGCAGATGTAGATTTCATGACAGGAATGATAGGGCACCATGCGCAGGCATTAATTATGTCTCGTTTAGCTCCAGAAAATGGAGCAAGTCCTTCGGTTCAAACTTTAGCCGCACGTATCATCAATGCTCAGAAAGATGAGATTGCTACGATGCAACGCTGGTTAAAAGACAGAGGCCAACCCGTTCCTGAAGTACATATCGATGGTCTAAACCTAATGATACATGGTGCTGGATCACAGCATGCTGGTCATGGCGATCATACAATGATGCCGGGAATGCTTACGCAAGCACAACTAGTGGAGCTTAGCAAAGCTAAAGGCGAAGAGTACGACAAGTTATTTCTCAAATACATGATTGAGCATCATCAGGGCGCTGTAACTATGGTTAAAAAATTAATCAATACAGACGGCGCTGTACAAGATGAAGCGGCTTTTAGATTAGCTACTGATATCAATGTAGACCAGATCACAGAAATAGAACGCATGAAATTGATGCTGAGAGAAATCGAACTCGGCGATACCAACAGTGCGAATTAA
- a CDS encoding MBL fold metallo-hydrolase: protein MKSLLSLILGLLFLSSHSYAQLDSSADSYKTEMGDLTIYPINHGTVAFTFDDKTIFVDPYGGAEKFEFFKAPDIILITDIHGDHLNQQTLGQLDISNTTFIVPQAVADRLEGVKKSQILVLNNGETTDEVSFQVTAIPMYNLPDDENSRHRKGRGNGYVINFGGKHVYLSGDTEDIPEMRALENIDIAFVCMNLPYTMDIYQAASAVLEFKPAILYPYHHRGQDINRFKEIVTEADSGINVVLKQWYSK, encoded by the coding sequence ATGAAATCTCTCCTATCCCTCATCCTCGGCCTACTATTCTTATCTAGTCACAGCTATGCTCAACTAGATAGCAGTGCCGACAGCTACAAAACTGAAATGGGTGATTTAACCATCTACCCTATCAATCATGGAACGGTTGCCTTCACCTTTGATGATAAAACGATTTTTGTTGACCCTTATGGGGGTGCAGAAAAGTTCGAATTTTTTAAAGCCCCAGACATCATCTTAATCACGGATATTCACGGTGATCATCTCAATCAACAAACTCTCGGCCAGCTAGATATAAGCAATACTACATTCATTGTGCCACAAGCTGTTGCCGATCGACTTGAAGGAGTTAAGAAGTCGCAGATACTGGTTCTCAATAATGGTGAAACGACGGATGAGGTAAGCTTCCAAGTAACAGCCATTCCAATGTATAACCTCCCAGATGATGAAAACTCAAGGCATCGAAAAGGTCGTGGAAATGGATATGTCATCAATTTTGGCGGCAAGCATGTCTATTTATCAGGGGATACTGAAGACATTCCTGAGATGAGGGCACTTGAAAATATTGACATCGCCTTTGTGTGCATGAACTTACCCTACACTATGGATATCTATCAAGCGGCAAGTGCTGTGTTAGAATTTAAGCCTGCCATTTTATATCCATACCATCATAGAGGGCAAGATATAAACCGATTCAAAGAAATTGTGACTGAAGCCGACTCTGGCATCAATGTTGTACTTAAACAATGGTACTCGAAGTAA
- a CDS encoding iron-containing alcohol dehydrogenase — translation MLNFEFHNPTKVLFGKGQIAKIKNEIPEGSKVLMVYGGGSIKKNGVYDQVTKALEDFEVVEFQGVPPNPEYAILMEAVKIVKDQNIDYLLAVGGGSVIDGVKFISSAAKFDGEDAWDILAKGIRTYEGVPFGTVLTLPATGSEMNSGSVITRAETKEKRTMGGPGLFPQFSVLDPEVVHSIPKRQIANGLVDSFSHVIEQYLTYPVAAKLQDRIAESVMQTLIEVAPKIMKDPSDYDAASDFMWSCTMALNGLLRMGTPNDWATHMMAHELTALYGIDHARTLAIIHPSHLRHNFEDKKEKLAQYGERVWGIRGGTIEEIAEQAIQKTEEYFHSLEIDTKLSAYTEDYEGTAEIIAKRFKERGWEGLGERKNVTPDDAAKIVSMSY, via the coding sequence ATGTTGAATTTCGAATTTCATAATCCAACCAAAGTACTCTTTGGTAAAGGCCAAATCGCTAAAATAAAGAACGAAATCCCTGAAGGCTCCAAAGTACTTATGGTGTATGGTGGGGGAAGCATCAAAAAGAATGGAGTGTACGATCAAGTAACAAAAGCTTTAGAAGACTTTGAAGTGGTAGAATTCCAAGGGGTGCCCCCAAATCCTGAATATGCCATTTTGATGGAAGCCGTTAAGATTGTGAAAGATCAAAACATCGATTATCTATTAGCTGTTGGTGGAGGCTCTGTTATAGATGGAGTGAAGTTTATTTCATCGGCTGCGAAATTTGATGGCGAAGACGCATGGGATATACTTGCCAAAGGCATCCGTACCTATGAAGGAGTTCCTTTTGGAACTGTACTCACTCTACCTGCTACCGGTTCAGAAATGAATTCTGGTTCTGTAATCACACGTGCTGAAACAAAAGAAAAGAGAACCATGGGTGGGCCAGGCTTATTCCCTCAATTCTCTGTATTAGATCCCGAAGTGGTTCATTCAATTCCAAAACGACAGATTGCCAATGGTCTAGTGGATTCATTTTCGCACGTAATCGAGCAATATCTAACTTACCCTGTAGCGGCCAAACTACAAGACCGTATTGCTGAAAGCGTAATGCAGACCCTTATTGAAGTGGCACCAAAAATCATGAAAGATCCTTCTGATTATGATGCGGCTTCCGATTTTATGTGGAGTTGTACCATGGCGCTTAATGGACTACTTCGAATGGGAACACCGAATGATTGGGCAACACATATGATGGCGCATGAATTAACGGCCTTGTATGGTATTGATCATGCCAGAACATTAGCTATCATTCACCCTAGCCATTTACGCCATAATTTTGAAGATAAGAAAGAGAAGCTAGCACAGTATGGCGAACGTGTTTGGGGAATTCGTGGTGGAACCATTGAAGAAATTGCCGAACAAGCTATTCAGAAAACAGAAGAGTACTTCCACTCATTAGAAATCGATACCAAGCTTTCTGCTTATACCGAAGACTATGAAGGCACAGCTGAGATCATCGCTAAACGTTTTAAAGAACGTGGCTGGGAAGGTTTAGGAGAACGCAAAAATGTAACTCCTGATGACGCCGCTAAAATTGTAAGCATGAGCTATTAA